Proteins encoded within one genomic window of Synechococcus sp. PCC 7335:
- a CDS encoding sugar transferase, with protein MSSRPTTVQKLGLQSDIRASRKYHRHRSTRQPWIKGFSLVLADVCAIAIAWKLAQFLNQFYSPIPHVFIWWTWLGLPSLFWLLVLATITTFAHYRLYSHSNAVQDYTKAAKLISYIYLGSLIVIYFYDPHLNLPRSLFLSAWLGSVLSIFCFRFLTNLWLTKLESWHRPATVFLIAPAHRLKTLSQIVDKQHNYLVVGAAIASTAHSATTWQSIMRLRPEEVLAEDIPEAELASSLFWQLRSIGVVLRLLPSSREMIYRRGMPEIFASLPTLRIESSFFRGADYQLKRGLDFLVAVTATILLSPLFLAIAVSIKVSSAGPIFFRQERTGLHGKLFYAWKFRTMVVNAPDLQASLEQQNEHTDGVMFKIASDPRITSIGKLLRRTSLDELPQLFNVLLGQMSIVGPRPLPIRDTLLFESWHHVRHQVLPGITGLWQVSGRANIKTFNDAIRLDLHYIDNWSLNLDLEILLETIKIVCLGKGAY; from the coding sequence ATGAGTTCGCGCCCGACCACTGTTCAAAAGCTTGGGTTGCAAAGCGATATTCGCGCATCTCGTAAGTATCACCGACATCGAAGCACCAGACAGCCGTGGATAAAAGGGTTTAGTCTGGTTCTTGCAGATGTCTGCGCGATCGCTATTGCCTGGAAACTAGCCCAATTTCTCAATCAATTCTATTCGCCAATACCCCACGTCTTCATCTGGTGGACTTGGCTAGGGCTGCCAAGCTTATTTTGGCTGCTAGTTCTAGCTACTATCACCACATTTGCGCACTACCGACTATATAGCCACAGCAATGCCGTTCAAGACTACACCAAAGCCGCAAAGCTAATTAGCTATATCTACTTAGGCTCGCTGATTGTCATCTACTTTTACGATCCTCATTTGAATCTGCCCCGCTCGCTCTTTCTCTCAGCTTGGTTAGGCAGCGTGCTGAGCATCTTTTGCTTCCGGTTCCTGACTAACCTATGGCTGACGAAGCTAGAATCCTGGCACAGACCCGCAACCGTTTTTTTGATTGCACCCGCCCATAGGCTAAAAACACTTTCCCAGATAGTAGACAAGCAGCATAACTATCTTGTTGTTGGAGCAGCGATCGCATCTACTGCCCATTCAGCCACCACTTGGCAATCGATCATGCGGCTACGTCCAGAAGAAGTGTTGGCCGAAGATATTCCTGAGGCAGAGCTTGCCTCTAGCCTATTCTGGCAGCTACGGAGCATTGGCGTTGTGCTAAGGCTGTTGCCGTCTAGCCGAGAGATGATCTATCGACGCGGTATGCCAGAAATCTTTGCTAGCTTACCAACCCTTAGAATCGAATCCTCTTTTTTTAGAGGCGCCGACTACCAGCTAAAGCGCGGGCTAGATTTTTTGGTTGCTGTGACTGCAACTATTCTGCTGTCGCCGCTTTTCCTCGCCATTGCGGTTTCGATCAAAGTCTCTTCAGCAGGTCCTATATTTTTTCGTCAAGAGCGGACTGGACTGCATGGCAAACTCTTCTATGCCTGGAAGTTTCGCACGATGGTTGTCAATGCGCCCGATCTGCAAGCTAGCTTAGAGCAGCAAAACGAACATACAGACGGCGTTATGTTCAAAATCGCTAGCGATCCACGCATTACCTCTATTGGAAAGCTACTTAGACGCACCAGCCTAGATGAGTTACCGCAGTTGTTCAACGTGCTGTTAGGACAGATGAGTATCGTCGGTCCGCGCCCGCTACCGATTAGAGACACATTGCTATTCGAGTCATGGCACCATGTTCGCCATCAGGTGCTACCTGGCATCACCGGACTGTGGCAGGTCTCAGGTCGGGCTAATATCAAAACATTCAACGACGCGATTCGGCTAGATCTTCACTACATCGATAACTGGTCGCTCAACCTAGATCTAGAAATTTTGTTAGAAACCATCAAAATAGTTTGTTTAGGAAAAGGGGCATATTAA
- a CDS encoding WecB/TagA/CpsF family glycosyltransferase, translating to MRAKKISSEILSVRINNTSYSEACDRIQTLVQAKQSSYIVAANVHVVMTALWCAQYRNILDHAAIVTPDGMPLVIGMRWLGAKRQSRVYGPDLMLAWCDRAAATNLPIYLYGSTPQTLQKLSDRLQTRFPKLEVVGTYSPPFRTLTAAEEAADVERIRQSGADVVFVGLGCPKQEEWMYRQMGKLDAVMIGVGAAFQFHSGEVAQAPRWMMRSGLEWCFRLVQEPKRLWRRYLFTNLAFVFLFSGQLLQHHLSRYLGHSRIQKPQS from the coding sequence ATGCGTGCAAAGAAAATCTCTTCAGAAATTCTGAGCGTCCGAATCAATAATACTAGCTACAGTGAAGCTTGTGATCGCATTCAAACCCTTGTCCAGGCCAAGCAATCTAGCTATATCGTTGCTGCCAATGTGCATGTTGTCATGACTGCTCTTTGGTGTGCTCAATACCGAAATATTCTTGACCATGCTGCTATTGTCACTCCAGATGGAATGCCTTTGGTGATAGGTATGCGTTGGTTAGGAGCCAAGCGTCAGTCACGCGTGTATGGCCCAGATCTGATGCTTGCCTGGTGCGATCGCGCTGCCGCTACAAATCTTCCTATCTATCTTTACGGAAGCACACCGCAAACCCTGCAAAAGCTTTCTGATAGACTCCAAACCAGATTTCCAAAGCTTGAAGTTGTAGGCACTTATTCTCCCCCTTTCAGAACGCTGACTGCGGCAGAGGAAGCGGCCGACGTCGAGAGGATTAGGCAGTCTGGTGCTGATGTTGTTTTCGTTGGACTAGGTTGTCCAAAACAAGAAGAGTGGATGTACCGTCAGATGGGTAAGCTAGATGCCGTCATGATTGGTGTGGGCGCTGCTTTTCAATTTCATAGTGGTGAAGTTGCCCAAGCGCCGAGGTGGATGATGAGATCAGGTCTCGAATGGTGCTTTCGACTCGTGCAAGAACCAAAACGGCTCTGGCGGCGTTACTTGTTCACCAACCTTGCCTTTGTGTTTTTGTTCTCTGGCCAGCTACTGCAGCATCATCTAAGTCGCTATTTGGGTCACAGTCGCATCCAAAAACCGCAAAGCTGA
- a CDS encoding O-antigen ligase family protein — translation MEITNGALSLAATPARSWLTLRSHWLGYFGLFLLLSFSWIPNSYSAMVGWPCILIWQVAFLLLSLCTIGSLRKFSTPFFALGYGLDWIVAAMLAVTLFSVANADFTAVAVWNFLLFGNYIVALYLLVHLLRSGLSRTFLWFSTVVSGTVTTVVGLWLWQPNPDMWLSDNFHSALRNSSPLGHHNFVGGYNLLIFPISLSLCVTQKGWKRWVCILFSGVIGVGLYVSGSRGAMVGALMLLLLGMPFQLWQHRRKVQKSYLVGGVLILLTALALAFSNPRMSELFEFSTSPEVDETASVVVADGPTADRLFMLQAARNIFLEHPIVGVGPGNLSRVYSLYRPIEAGGGMALIQQLHNTPAQILAELGALGFGVYIGWLVWLIRMTGRIYSKVTDSTDRYLLYGIAASFVGYGFSSLTDYQLENIGISSSLLILTALLVRLGDAYIQKPDLSIELSRRSRRIISLSVFVFIGINVQAWARFDTGLYLSLAAANDVKNGNVVSADAKWSRASDVVGWDPTYAVLAAERLVKLRKGAANQKDKDILTASAIEYLESAIRSAPNDPWFNQNIATLLIQNGRAEAAESYAERAVSLIPRSRNYTYYTLGLSYLDQGKTNQATSAFSLEALSNPKFLTTNIWMSEPFSELLPSVLDQTIHSYRRILAQTNPLSDHFSWLNEQLALLSWWYQRLIEGVDVTSLSPIVQILIEIDSNPEIAANTIQTYVDQAPDDSSLQLIQAWLLPDQYLSNYLKDFEGTQQEKDQVIQNINKHRDIRSWMNSVQRVVPPQERHMVGFAYRNLYANQIKQSLYPGALQTSFFLDPLELYQEPPRTFPQLDREIDRLNTERRSLS, via the coding sequence ATGGAAATTACGAATGGTGCTTTATCTCTCGCTGCTACGCCAGCACGATCCTGGCTCACTCTACGCAGCCATTGGCTAGGCTACTTCGGCCTGTTTCTTCTGCTCAGCTTTAGCTGGATTCCGAATAGCTATTCTGCGATGGTTGGCTGGCCCTGCATTTTGATATGGCAAGTTGCTTTTCTCTTATTGAGTCTATGTACCATAGGGAGTCTTCGAAAGTTTTCGACACCTTTTTTCGCCCTTGGATACGGATTGGATTGGATAGTAGCTGCCATGCTAGCTGTCACTCTTTTTTCCGTTGCAAATGCTGATTTTACAGCAGTAGCGGTTTGGAACTTTCTACTTTTTGGTAATTACATTGTCGCTCTATATCTCTTAGTTCATCTACTTCGAAGCGGACTATCTAGAACCTTTCTATGGTTCTCAACTGTAGTATCTGGAACGGTCACCACTGTCGTCGGCCTATGGCTATGGCAGCCCAATCCTGATATGTGGCTCTCAGATAACTTTCACAGCGCTTTGCGTAACTCTTCGCCCTTAGGACATCACAATTTTGTCGGTGGCTACAACCTGCTAATTTTCCCAATCTCGCTTAGTCTTTGCGTGACGCAGAAAGGATGGAAAAGGTGGGTATGTATTCTTTTTAGCGGCGTCATCGGCGTCGGCTTATACGTCAGTGGCTCTAGAGGGGCCATGGTAGGCGCGCTTATGTTGCTTTTACTAGGAATGCCCTTTCAACTCTGGCAGCATCGCAGAAAAGTCCAAAAAAGTTATCTGGTTGGCGGTGTTTTGATACTTTTGACAGCCCTAGCACTTGCTTTCAGCAATCCGCGTATGAGTGAGCTGTTCGAATTTTCAACTTCACCAGAAGTCGATGAGACAGCATCCGTTGTTGTAGCAGACGGCCCAACTGCCGATCGCCTGTTTATGCTGCAGGCGGCTAGAAACATCTTCTTAGAACATCCCATCGTAGGTGTTGGTCCAGGCAACTTATCTCGGGTCTATAGCCTGTACCGTCCTATAGAAGCTGGTGGTGGAATGGCCCTAATTCAACAGCTGCACAATACGCCAGCTCAGATTTTGGCTGAGTTAGGCGCACTTGGCTTTGGGGTTTATATTGGCTGGTTAGTCTGGCTGATCAGAATGACTGGCAGAATCTATTCAAAAGTAACCGACTCTACAGATCGATACCTACTCTATGGTATCGCTGCTAGCTTTGTAGGATATGGCTTTTCTAGTCTGACAGACTATCAGCTAGAGAATATAGGAATTAGCAGCTCGCTGCTCATCCTCACCGCACTGCTGGTCAGACTTGGAGATGCGTACATTCAGAAACCGGATCTAAGCATTGAGTTATCGCGCCGATCACGTCGTATCATCAGCCTATCAGTCTTTGTTTTCATTGGCATCAACGTCCAAGCTTGGGCAAGATTTGATACGGGTCTATATCTAAGCCTAGCGGCTGCAAACGATGTTAAGAATGGAAATGTCGTTTCAGCCGATGCCAAATGGTCTAGAGCCTCTGATGTGGTGGGTTGGGATCCCACCTATGCTGTGCTAGCAGCAGAGCGATTGGTTAAGCTTAGAAAAGGTGCTGCTAACCAAAAAGACAAAGACATACTGACAGCATCGGCGATTGAGTATTTAGAATCAGCAATCAGATCAGCGCCCAATGACCCCTGGTTTAACCAAAATATAGCGACATTATTGATCCAAAATGGCAGAGCGGAAGCAGCAGAAAGCTATGCAGAGCGGGCCGTATCACTAATCCCACGTAGCCGCAACTACACTTACTACACGCTAGGTCTGTCTTACCTAGACCAAGGAAAAACTAACCAAGCTACTTCAGCGTTCTCATTAGAAGCCTTATCTAATCCAAAATTTTTGACCACAAATATATGGATGAGCGAACCGTTCTCAGAGCTGCTACCCTCTGTTTTGGATCAAACTATCCATAGCTACCGTCGGATTTTAGCCCAGACCAATCCTCTCTCAGACCACTTCAGCTGGTTGAACGAGCAGCTAGCCCTGCTTAGCTGGTGGTACCAGAGGCTAATAGAAGGAGTCGATGTCACCTCTTTGAGTCCGATAGTTCAGATTCTCATAGAAATAGATAGTAATCCTGAGATAGCCGCTAACACTATACAAACGTATGTCGACCAAGCGCCTGACGATTCTAGCCTACAGTTGATACAAGCTTGGTTACTACCGGACCAGTACCTGTCAAACTATCTAAAAGATTTTGAAGGAACCCAACAAGAAAAAGACCAGGTTATTCAAAACATCAACAAACACAGAGATATTCGCTCGTGGATGAATTCTGTCCAGCGGGTAGTGCCTCCTCAAGAACGTCATATGGTCGGGTTTGCTTATCGAAATCTGTACGCTAACCAAATCAAGCAGTCCCTATATCCAGGTGCTCTTCAAACCAGCTTTTTTCTAGATCCTTTAGAGCTCTATCAAGAACCACCAAGAACTTTCCCTCAACTAGATAGAGAGATTGATAGATTGAACACAGAAAGACGATCACTTTCCTAA
- a CDS encoding glycosyltransferase has product MKILMAHNRYQNRGGEDESFDRECSLLEQYGNTVIRYVRNNKDIEDIPKLRLALRTFWSQQDYANVRAIIRKEKIDVLHIQNHFPLISPAIYYAAGAEDVPVVQSLQNYRLFCLNAYLFRSGKVCEDCLHQPVPWLGVYRRCYRKSRIASLVLASSLVFHRLLNTYKRKVDLFITLTEFARQKYSENGLPKEKIVLKPNFVSPTPSEGCGSENGVVFVGRLSPEKGITTLLEAWKILGSSVPLRVIGDGPLKESVQIAARENSGIEYLGRRSIEEVNYFMGKAKALIFPSLWYEGMPLVIVESLAKGTPIISSNLGAMSTMITHKVNGLHFTAGDTNSLVRQVQWMVDNSEIWTSMRKLARREFENHYSAYANYKALIEIYNQAITDKKMSALPLCAPNSIMEG; this is encoded by the coding sequence ATGAAGATACTGATGGCTCACAATCGATATCAGAATCGTGGTGGAGAGGACGAGTCTTTTGACCGCGAATGCAGTCTACTAGAGCAGTACGGGAATACAGTCATTCGCTACGTCAGAAACAATAAAGACATAGAAGATATCCCGAAGTTACGGCTAGCACTTCGAACGTTTTGGAGTCAACAAGATTATGCAAACGTGCGAGCAATAATTCGGAAAGAAAAAATAGATGTTCTACATATACAAAATCATTTCCCTTTAATCTCACCAGCTATCTACTATGCAGCAGGGGCAGAAGATGTTCCCGTCGTTCAGTCTCTGCAAAATTACAGATTGTTCTGCTTGAACGCTTATCTCTTTCGTTCTGGGAAAGTCTGTGAGGACTGTTTGCACCAGCCGGTTCCATGGTTAGGTGTGTATCGCAGGTGCTATCGTAAGAGCCGAATCGCTTCACTTGTTTTAGCTAGCTCACTTGTCTTCCATAGGCTGCTAAATACATATAAGAGAAAAGTTGATCTATTTATCACTCTTACAGAATTCGCGAGACAGAAATACTCTGAGAATGGTCTTCCAAAGGAAAAAATTGTATTAAAGCCTAACTTTGTTTCTCCTACTCCATCTGAGGGCTGTGGGTCAGAAAATGGCGTTGTTTTTGTTGGAAGGCTCTCTCCGGAGAAGGGGATAACGACGCTACTTGAAGCGTGGAAAATACTTGGCTCTTCTGTTCCTCTTCGCGTTATAGGTGATGGGCCTTTGAAAGAATCTGTTCAAATTGCTGCGCGAGAAAATTCTGGCATAGAGTACTTGGGACGTAGATCTATTGAAGAGGTAAATTACTTTATGGGAAAGGCCAAAGCGCTTATTTTTCCTTCTCTTTGGTATGAAGGTATGCCCCTGGTAATTGTTGAATCTCTTGCAAAAGGTACCCCTATCATTAGTTCTAATCTAGGCGCAATGTCTACCATGATCACTCACAAAGTCAACGGATTACATTTTACGGCTGGCGATACTAACTCATTAGTTCGGCAAGTGCAATGGATGGTAGACAACTCAGAGATCTGGACCTCAATGCGAAAGCTGGCGCGACGGGAGTTCGAAAATCATTACAGTGCCTATGCTAACTATAAAGCTCTAATTGAAATTTACAATCAAGCAATTACAGATAAGAAAATGAGTGCTTTACCGCTTTGTGCGCCAAATTCAATTATGGAAGGGTGA
- a CDS encoding type IV pilin-like G/H family protein yields MTTNLKAKLLQHFASKKANGGFTLIELLVVIIIIGILSAIALPSFLNQGNRARQSEAQTYVGSMNRAQQTFYLENGEFTGTMDDLGLGIPEETENYSYSADAATATSAADQRVTNIAEARELALRGYAGGVGLEEVGDNFTSLSIVCEADAAGTDTPPVAVYSGAGNLVCGTGMTQIGG; encoded by the coding sequence ATGACAACTAACTTAAAAGCAAAACTGCTTCAGCACTTTGCAAGCAAAAAGGCCAACGGCGGTTTCACTCTCATCGAACTTTTAGTTGTAATCATCATTATCGGTATCTTGTCGGCGATCGCTCTGCCTTCTTTCTTGAACCAAGGAAACAGAGCCCGCCAGTCTGAAGCTCAAACCTATGTTGGTTCTATGAATCGCGCTCAGCAAACCTTCTACCTAGAGAACGGAGAGTTCACAGGTACAATGGACGACCTAGGATTGGGCATTCCAGAGGAAACAGAAAATTACTCATATAGTGCTGACGCAGCTACAGCAACTTCAGCAGCTGATCAGAGAGTAACCAACATAGCGGAAGCCAGAGAATTAGCCCTTAGAGGGTACGCTGGAGGCGTTGGGTTAGAGGAGGTCGGAGATAACTTCACATCCTTATCTATTGTCTGTGAAGCGGATGCTGCTGGAACAGATACGCCTCCGGTCGCAGTTTACAGTGGTGCTGGAAATCTGGTATGCGGTACCGGCATGACACAAATCGGCGGCTAA
- a CDS encoding FAD-linked oxidase C-terminal domain-containing protein translates to MVVATNAFSAKSTSAKRDWRPVVQAFEKLLDANRVMRRKEELLVYECDGLSSYRQRPAVVTLPKTTEEVAALVRLCHEQEIPFVTRGAGTGLSGGALPIEECVLIVTTCMQQILDIDYDNQRVVVQPGVINNWITQAVSGAGFYYAPDPSSQLACSIGGNVAENSGGVHCLKYGVTTNHVLGLKLVLPNGDIVDTGGAVSEMPGFDLTGVVVGSEGTLGIVTEVTLRILKSAESVQVLLADFTSVEAAGGAVSDIIQAGIIPAGMEMMDNFSLNAVEDTVATNCYPRDAIAILLIEIDGMPAEVAATAEQIDRFCRKNGARQIIQATDPDERARLWKGRKAAFAAMGQLSPDYYVQDGVIPRTKLPEVLREIGELGEKHGYRVANVFHAGDGNLHPLILYNNSVPGELEEVEELGGDILKLCVRVGGSISGEHGVGADKRCYMPDMFSETDLETMQWVRGALNTKGLANPTKIFPTPKTCGESAHASKGQFADLENF, encoded by the coding sequence ATGGTTGTCGCTACAAATGCCTTTTCTGCTAAGAGTACTTCTGCTAAGCGAGATTGGCGACCGGTGGTGCAGGCTTTTGAGAAGCTGCTAGATGCTAATCGGGTGATGCGGCGCAAGGAAGAGCTGCTGGTGTATGAGTGCGATGGGCTATCTAGCTACCGTCAGCGGCCAGCGGTGGTGACGCTGCCAAAGACAACTGAAGAAGTCGCAGCGCTCGTGCGGCTGTGTCATGAGCAAGAGATTCCTTTTGTGACCAGAGGGGCAGGGACCGGGCTTTCAGGTGGGGCGCTGCCGATTGAAGAATGCGTGCTGATTGTGACGACCTGCATGCAGCAGATACTCGATATTGACTACGACAATCAAAGAGTGGTTGTACAGCCAGGTGTAATTAACAACTGGATTACTCAGGCGGTCAGTGGGGCAGGATTTTACTATGCGCCCGACCCATCTAGTCAGCTTGCCTGCTCGATTGGGGGCAATGTCGCCGAGAACTCCGGCGGCGTCCACTGTCTGAAGTATGGGGTGACTACAAACCACGTTTTGGGACTGAAGCTGGTATTGCCAAATGGCGACATTGTAGATACCGGTGGAGCGGTTTCTGAGATGCCTGGGTTTGATCTGACGGGTGTGGTCGTGGGCTCGGAAGGAACGCTGGGAATTGTGACTGAGGTGACGCTACGGATTTTGAAGTCGGCTGAGTCTGTGCAGGTGCTTTTAGCCGACTTTACCAGCGTTGAGGCGGCAGGAGGGGCAGTATCAGACATCATTCAAGCCGGGATTATCCCAGCGGGGATGGAAATGATGGATAACTTTAGCCTTAATGCGGTAGAAGATACGGTGGCGACGAACTGCTATCCCAGAGATGCGATCGCCATCCTGCTAATAGAAATAGACGGCATGCCCGCCGAGGTCGCAGCCACTGCCGAGCAGATAGATCGGTTTTGTCGTAAAAACGGCGCTCGGCAGATTATCCAGGCAACTGATCCAGATGAAAGAGCCCGTCTATGGAAAGGGAGAAAAGCGGCCTTTGCGGCGATGGGCCAGCTTAGCCCTGACTATTATGTGCAAGATGGGGTGATTCCCCGCACAAAGCTGCCAGAAGTGTTGCGTGAGATTGGAGAGCTAGGGGAAAAGCATGGCTATCGGGTAGCGAACGTGTTTCATGCCGGTGATGGCAACTTGCACCCGTTGATTTTGTATAACAACAGTGTGCCGGGTGAGCTAGAAGAAGTAGAAGAGCTAGGTGGCGATATCTTAAAGCTGTGTGTGCGAGTGGGAGGGAGTATTTCGGGTGAACACGGCGTGGGGGCAGACAAGCGCTGCTATATGCCAGATATGTTTAGCGAGACGGACCTAGAGACGATGCAGTGGGTGAGAGGGGCGCTGAATACGAAGGGATTAGCAAATCCAACAAAAATATTTCCAACACCGAAGACCTGCGGAGAATCAGCGCATGCTAGCAAGGGACAGTTTGCTGATTTGGAGAACTTTTAG